CTTTAATTTGATGCATTAATGATATATCAGGCAATTTATACGTGTACTTGGGGGTTGCATTGCATGTTTGCTGAGTGTGTTTCTGCGTAGtatacacataaaaaaataataaagttcaTTTAGATttgttcataaaaaaattatttgcaaAAGTAACAAACATGTTTATGATCagatatttgtattttaaattcaGTTGAATTATTGAACAGTTACACATTTttgaacaattacattttatatgttttcttattattaattttactaAACTACAGATTGAGCAATTCTAGTTTTAAGCAGTGCATTTGTTAGTCGTGTGCTATACTCTAAAATTCAGTAAAAATAGGGCACAATATGAAGGaattattcatattaattttTCACAGGTTTTTAACCTGTGTTTTAAATTATGCATTGCAGGTAATGTCCTGGCAGAAAATTTCCAGTGTAAAAAATGTCTATTCAGTACCTAACTGAATAACAATTATAGGTAGGCCTACCAGATAATAACATGCTCCAAATAACCAGAGCTCCACTGAAACCATCATCATTACAATTCAACAAGTTACTTGTCATTTCCACTAATTAACAGTTGTACACTTTGCCTTCAATGTGACCAGTGGACATGCTTGTTACTCCGGAAATGTATCATAAAGATCTATTTTATCTCTCTTGTCTATCTATCCTTCTTAAAGAACAAACATGTCAAGAACATTTTGCAGGCTGGTAAGTGACTTGATTGGTGAAAAGAATTTACAAATTAGGTGAATATTGTCTGCTGATATATTTTATTGTCTGTACTGattttagcattttaaaaaGCCCTTATTCATACTGAACCATGACTGTAACACAATGTATTAATCATTGTTATTTTTCAAGTGATGACAGCAAAAAAAGCATTGTGGTCTCCTACCATTTTTCATAAATGTCCAGTACAATACATATTGATCCAGTGAAGTGATGCATGTACACATGAAAGATTGACGTACATGATCCTTTATTAAAGGATAGGCTAGATCAACACAAACTGCAATAATTTATGTATTCACCAAAGCTCTGACAGCAATATGAACAGCAGTCTTcataataacagtaaaaaacagCCATAATTAGATAAATTACAGTATCTAGTATTTTAATGCAGGATAATTAAAATGATGCAACATATTTACAAAAGACCTATGAAAGCTGAAAACGCtgtgatttaaaatatattttttacgaAAGAAGTCAAAAGATAGGCGTTATAATTTATTGTTGCAATACCTTACAGATACTAATTTAAGTGGGCTTGTCCTCACTCCATACCAGTTGGTGGCGGTACTGCACCAGGTCGTTGTTTACCAACCGCCAAATCATAGAAGAAGAACAAGCCGAAATATGACTCCTGTCCTCTAGTGGCCAAACGCTGTATTAGTTTCACTTTTAAGGGGGTTTATTTTCTGTGAGTTCCTATACATATAGTCCTGTTTTTAGGTGTACAATACAGAAGCATTAGGTGGAGACATACATTTGATGCGGGATGAAATTTACATAAAAGGAAACAGATCAACTCAACACAAATATATCGCTAGCTAGTGCTAGTATTCGTGTTGCGGGTGTATTATAAACAACAGAGGGTCATTTACTGTCACTGCACACgtgtattaatgttttattatcaTGTAGCTTGAGAACCTCGACTCATTTGATGctctttatttgaatgttttcatAAACTAGCGCACGAGCTGTTGAACTTCAGCTTGTAAACTTTACCAATAATGTTTGAGTCCTGTGTTTCAGACATGAATGATTCCTCATTCTGTGTTACTGAGGAGGTGTGCTGTTATTACAGATCAGACTTTATTCGTGAAAAGTCCCTCAGACCCACACTGAAGGAGGGACTCGAGACTTTATCATCACAGATGTCAGAGATGAGGCTCTTCTGACCAGTAAACACCCACTCTGAGCACACTAGCATAGCTACTACAATCTTCCTAAACACTTCATTAACCACATCTTTgataatgcttttttttcttcttaaaaaacaaaaacaagtctGTTGAATCACACTCTTTCTCCTCATTCCTCATGTTTTGTTCCCTGATCCTCAGGTGGCTTTACAAAGCTGGAGATGGAGCAGGAACGGATATCTTGAGCAGTCCTCATGTATTTGTGTCTGATCTTCACCATTATCAGTGGAAACTTAAGGTGAGATTTTCTGTCTGATTATGTTATTGATCTTACATTAAATTTCAACCATTGTTTTACCTACAGACAGGAGCCtgttattataaaacaaaataactttttgaaAACCTTTAAACACAAATCATGAATTGTAAATAATTGCATTTATTCTTAAAATAACCCAGTGTGCCAGTGCATGATATAACCTttattacaaagaaaaaaaaaacaggtatcAAGAATAGTTCTTAGAAAGAACACTAGAGCTGGAAATAACTACTGAAACTACACTCTCAGGTGTCACTGAAGGGACTTTCTCAAACATTCAGGTACTAATAAGGGGTAAATAAGGTACAATGGTGTACCTGAGAGTGTAGCACTGCTGAATCACTGCATAAGATCAGCATTCATGTTTGACTTGAGAGACCTTTTTGTCAAACATCAACACTAATGAGTTCAGTATTATGTAGTAAAATGGCTTCCCTGTAGAGCAGAAATCAACAGTTTCATGTGAGTAAAATGCAAAAATCCTTGCAACGACTCTCTGTCCACACAGACTGACACCTCAGACACACTCGCACTGACACACTGTTGACACCTCAGTCACACACACGAACAGACGGGTTATTGACGCCTCAGACACACGCTTACTTTATTGACACCTTCTGACATCAAATGCAAACATCCAGCAGCAGACTCATTCTCATGCACAAGCTGTTTATCTACCCAACGGATCAAACCACAGTTGTGTTCAGATATATATAAACGAGCCCACGGCACGGTTCACTTTGTCACCCTTTGATGATTAGTTTAGCAACTATGTTTTGCAAACATGAAAATGCTCTTACGGGCCACATGATTTACATGATCTGATCCCTGCTGTATGTCTTATCTATCTCCTGATGTAACATGGTGATTCTCACAATCCCAAATCTTAACCATAGACTCAGAGTCGGAGGTCGTTGCAGGAGGTTCCCaatgaaaatgatcaaataagGGTTTTGTACTCAGAAAAACCTTGAAGTTTTGGTCATCTTCTGAATGCGATTGGTGCATATTCCACATGATCATCCTCTTTAACTTTCTGTGAAAATGCATACACAAGATACAATAATAATCAAGTAACAATTCTTTTATAAACACATGGTGTGGTTGTGTGTGAGATTTATGTGATAGATCATTGTGCCTGATTATTGCCTGTTGCAATAATCAATATATCAACTTGTCACGCAATATAATATCGGACACCGACAGGTAAAAAGAGAGCATCGTTTGAGGCCTTATAGTGTTTTCCTGATAACTCCAGTATGAAAGAATAAATCCAAATAGACTCAAAGCCACAATTCACTGAtgcatatataaatgtaaaaacgcAAAATGCTGCTCTCTCACAGCTAGAGTTAAGTGGGTTTCACGAGAGagaatgcatttttttacattccatttgtgctggggtttttttttcattgtttcattTCTATGTAAACGTGTATTAGATGAATGTTTGACCGTCTTTTGCAGCATCTTGTGCATGCATTATTATGCCgttatattatcattatataTCTTAATATATAATTAAGTGGTATAAAAAACAGTATTAAAATCACAATAATATCGTTTATCACAATTTTCTCTGGGACAGTATATTGGCCAACAAAGTAGTTATCAAGACAGGTCTGACCACCAcataagaaaaaagaaataaagctaATCATGGTAAATCATAAAAAAGTGACATACAAAGTCCAGATTATGAGATTATAAATTCCAAACTGTCCTTAAATCAGATTATGATAtacacaaatcaaaattaatgtcttaatttcagtttttaatctcatttttaatctcattttctcttttttttgtatgcaatattttcaacattttaagtTGTAATTATGAGTTTTTAAcctcataattttgttttttaaagtttgaCTTTTTGTGTTACGATTTACCAGAGCATATTTTTTCTTCTTAAGTGCTAAAAATGGACTAAAATATTATCAGAAGTGCACACTGATCTACATATGACTCTCTGCTGAAATGATACAAATATTGAACAAATGAACAGTAAATTGTCTCACCGTTTTCTGTGAGTTTCTCTTGTAGAATTTCGTCTCAGCGTAAGTGATCTCGTCTTCACGAGTCTCAACTGTTTCAACAGCAATAGATGCTTTAAAACCACAAAACTCACTCTTAACTGTGTGTTACTATTAGAGCTTTCAAATTTAACACCAAAGAAACACTCAAAGTTTTTAAAACACACAtcaacaaatataatttgccaTTAGGACTGTTACTTTTTCCACATGCAAAAAGTTCCTAAAAGAGTGtttagcattacatttagagaGGCACATAAATCACACATATATTTACACATAAATCAAACAGAAATGGgatgtttaaaaagtattttacattctttttatttaatgaGCATTCAGGTTTAACAAATGTCATCATTTATATAGATTTTGATTTGAGCAGCAGCTGCATGTAAGATTATGTTCATAAAATGGAGAAAGCTATTTTAtttctgaattaaaaataaacatttatgtttttgaattttcagcattgatgcAGTTTAAGAATGCagtctgattttttttgtgtgtgagttGAGTAAACAGCAACGTTCAGTGTCATTATATGCAAATAGACATTATGATGTGAGTGTTGTgagaataattttaattaaatgataAAACAGGGCtatcagcattttttaaaaaaaagatttatttcttttattacttGTTTAAAAGGATAAGAGAACACTTGCCTTCTTTATCATTTTTTCTACATTTCCTGCAGATGCAGAAGATCCCGACGGCAGCAACAATCAACAGAGATCCAGCAGCAGCAGAGATCAGAACTATCAGAGACACTGGAGGAACTGAAGAAGAGTAAAAGAGAGATAGTGATTAATGTAAGTGAATCAGTCTGATCTACAACAGAAGACAGAGATCAGCTCAGTAAATAATCACATATATCAGTTCAGCTGTACCtgcacatgtgtgacagaggtgagtgatgtccagatgttgagtctggttgctgatgggattgttcagcacacagctgtaggtgtttttatcctgatattccacctccagaggtagagagagactgatgctgagatcagacacactgatgctggacaataaactgtttcctttgtaccaggagagagtcacatgactcacattcacagctgaacacaccaatgaacaatttgatgatgatgatgaagaacattgtgaagagttactgctgatgacaggaacaggcagatGAGCTGAGAAACATGAGAGAATAAACAGGAATATGATCATCTCAAACACTAAAATGattaaacatttgaatatataaatagaatatgtaaatgtttggacactcaccatagacagaaacactgaatgtttttgttgaTTCTTTCGCTCCACTTATATCCAGTTGATAATCTCCAGCATGTTCAgttgtgatgtttgtgatggtcagagatccagtttgatcgtccagcttcagtctgtctctgaatctcccatcagtAACAACAGATGTGTTAAAGGTTTGgttctttttctttattttagctATGAGAGAGTTTTCAGCTCCATATTTCCACAGTATGTCGTCATCTTCATGTATTTCAGTAAGATCAGTGTATAAAGTGAcagaatctccctccatcactgacactgaATCACCAAACACACCTGGAGAAATGTAAAATATGGTGATGCAAAATATCAAtggtctttatgaacttttactttacttttactGTGACAGAGTGACTGTTAGAATTAAGcagaaagagaaaatattgCCGCAGCGCTTACAGATTGCTTGGAGATATATATTTCAGGTAGCAGTTAATGGAGTAATATGGCAGcataatttatgaaaaaatacaGATAACCACAAATAACAAAATGTCACAATGCACATAGTAGCTTAATGCCACAGTGTTTTATaccataaaaattattattatccatttcacaaatgtcaactttaaACCCAACACACAGTAATACACTGGATATTGACActaaatattaatgtattaaacaCATAAATGCATTAACCCCAGATATGAACTCAAAGCAAACAGGTTTCCTAAAACAGcaacaacttttaatttaatttaaagtaaCAGGGTTAAAGTtgatctgttttaaatgttaattaacaCTAGGATCAAAATGATGGTTTAAATTTAAGTCtgcttattttacattttaaattttggcAGAATTATTGGAGAAATCTTgatttaatctagattaaagctTGATCCTTACTGGCGCAACACATCCTTAAtctttcatttgttttaaagtgTAGGAAACAATCAGTGTTTAAAGTTTCATCATTTattgacaataaatacatgctAATTATTGCAGATTGAAAATACAGATTTAATACAGTTTTAATTGTGCTGgatattttaaattcatatatatatatatatatatatatatatatatatatatatatatatatatatacagctatggaaaaaattaagagaccactcaaagttcagaaatcaatgttaagtggtctcttaattttttccatagctgtatatatatatatatatatatatatatatatatacaaaaggaCCAAATGAGATATAGAATAggcaaagaaagaaaaaaaaaatgcataggcaAATTTACTATgaaaactgataataataaaagagaACAATTAGATTTCAAATTGAAGACAGAAGTtaacaaaaatgacaataataaaaaaaaatacattttaaattgtttcaTCATTGTTGGTTTTTAACAGGTGATTGAAAAGAGGCCTCCAAGAAGCTTCAAATTTATCTATATTTCCAGAGATACTATATCTCAGTTTTTCCACATGCAGAGTGGAGGAAAGTTCTGACAACCAGATCTTGAATAGTGGCTTCgaatttttcttcttttggcGAACATCATGCCATACTGTATAGGCAGTCAAGTAGCATGATTAAGGCACTGCAGGGAAGTTGACCAGCCAAGAATGGCAGTCGCAGGGTCAACGGGAAGCTTGCATGTATAAGCTTCAGAAAGAAATTGAAAAACTTCTGACCAGAATTCACCAAGTGTTGGGCATGCCCAGAAAAGATGGCCAAGAGAGCCCGCCGCAAATTCACACTTATTGCAGAGAGACGAGATAGTAGGAGAGAAAGTATAACCCTAGAGAAATGCAATCTGTGCAACACTTTATACTGAATAAAGCGGGTGCCTAGCATTAATAGAACaggtgtatatatttttaagacatttttccTCTGAGACCTGAACATCTAGTTACTCTTTCCAATCATTTTTCAGACGGGTAGTGGAAATATCTagctgatttattaaaaaaagtttgtagATCTTGTATTATATTCATACAATATTCATAATTCATTTGGTACATAACAGCAGATGAAAATAATCTAATTTGAACAGTAGCAGCAGAGTTATTACTAAAACAAgctatgaaaatgttttttaactCACCAGTCAGGCTCcagcagcacaaacagaacaaaaccagcCTGTGACACATTTTCTCAGTGGTTCAGTGTGTGATCTAACGGCAGAACTTTTGAAGTGTCGAGTGAATCCTCCCATGACAGAGTTTGACACTCCTAGTTCAAGCGCTGCATTTGCATATGATATAAGGTTCATCTGGCCATTATTAAAGACTTTAACTGTTCTTAATCAATAAATATTCATAATTTTTTATCAAAAGATTAGGGGCTCATATTAGTACCTCCTTTAGTGCCTTTCAAAAGGGTACTGCACCAGTGACAGCTTTTCTTCTGAGACTGATGATACCTGACTGTTTCAAATGGCTAAAAGTACAACCCCAATTCCAGAAAATttgggacattttgtaaaatgcaataaaattaaGAATCTGTGATTTGTTTATTGTCTTGAACCTTTATTTAACTGACAATTGTGCAAAGAAAaggttttcattgttttcaccgaccaacttaaaggattagttcattttcaaattaaaatttcctgataatttactcacccccatgtcttccaagatgttcatgtccttctttcttcagtcgaaaagaaatgaaggtttttgatgaaaacattccaggattattctccttatagtggacttcaatgggcaccaaacagttgaaggtcaaaatgacagtttcagtgtagcttcaaagagttctacacaatcccagatgaggaataagggtcttatctagagaaaccatcagtcattttctacaaCCTTATGacagtttgaactaaattgtcatatacaatatgcttgtgcaagtatataacaattagtatataacaaactttaacctgtggagggcagtaataagAAGACAGCTAGTTCAAGATgggcatttatggttaaaacttatatgattttaatttttgttttagaaaatgagcgatggtttctctagataagactcttattcctcgtctgggattgtgtagaacgttttgaagctgcactgaaactgtcattttgaccttcaaccgtttggaggccatttaagtctactatatggagaaaaatcctggaatgttttcctcaaaaaccttaattatattttgactgaagaaagaaagacatgaacatcttggatgacatgggggtgagtaaattatcaggaaattttaatttggaagtgaactaatcctttaattgtaTTATGTAGATAtaaacaaatttttattttgatggctgcaacacactcaaaaaaaaaaaaaaagctgggacagaggcagaaaaaaaaatgtaaaaagatacAGAATATAGAATATCCAAGTTAAACGGTTTTGAAACAGTCCACAATAACCAGGTGAATTGGTGAGTGTATCATGTTTGGGTATAAAAGGAGCATCCACCAAAGACTTGGTCTTTGCAAAGAAAGATGAGTCATGGCTCTCCACTTTGTGCCAAACTTCATGAGAGAATTCTCAAACAATTCAAAAATTACGTTTGTCAGTGCAAGATTGCAAAATATTGATGTCTTTCTCCATCTACCAAATATAAATTGTGGAAAGATTCAGGGAATCCAGAGAAATCTCAGTCCGTGTAGGTCAAGGCAGGAGACCTCCGTTGAATGTGTGTGACCTTTGCGTGCATTAGAAACCGTCATGCTATTGTGTTAAATACGGCCTCATGGACTTGGAAGTACTTTGGAATACCAATGTCACTTAACAGTCTGACACTGCATCAAGAAATGCAACTCGAATCTCTTTTACACAAGGAGAAATCTATACATCTGTTCAATGCAGAGATGCTGCCAAATTCGCTGGGTCCGACATCGAGTTCTCAGTCCCAAAGATGAAAGGAACTATCCAGATTTTCATCAGTGACAGGTGCAAAAGCAAACATCTGTCATGGTATGAGGGAGCATCAGTCAAATGGAATAGATGACTTGCATTTGTGTGAAGGTACCATTGACATGGATGCATATAGAGACACACGCTGCCATCAAGATGACATCTTTCCTAAGAAGCAAGACAAAGCCAGGCCTCATTCTGCACGTGCAACATCAGAGTGGTTTCTAGACACTCTACACCGTAGAAGGGATGTGCTTGACTGCCTGCCTACAGTCCAGATCTGACTCTTATTGAAATTCTACAGGCAATCAGACAACAATGACCACAGACTGTTGAGCAGATGTCTTGTATCAGGTGAGATTGGGCAAAAATTCCACTTGCAAAACTGTAACAATTAGTATCATCCATTCCTGAACAGTTAAGAACTGTAATTAAAAGGAAAGGTGATGTGACACAGTGATAAACATAGCTATGTCTTAACTTTTCTGGAGTgtgttgcagccatcaaaatcaaaatgtgtttatatttcTAAAATACAATTGAATTGGTTAGGGAAAACTTCTTTTCTCTGTACTTTGGtcagttaaataaaattttaagagaattaacaaatcacagattcttgatgttattacattttacaaaatgtccaAACTTTTCTGGAATTGGGGTTCTAGAAGAATATTGTGTGAATTGTGGATGAACTACATTTCATGGTGAAATGAAGCATAACTCTAGTGAttataaaattgcttattttttctaaatttgGAAAAACCAGAGTACACAGTTAACCCTCATATGGCCCTCATTTCCCCTTATACACTCAGGTTCTTTGGGGTCAATTTGGACTCCACACATTTACAGAGCAATtgtgtaaaaattatttttaaatcttcaattcaaattttatatatatatatatatatatatatatatatatatatatatatatatacacatcacaactttgatgaacttgttttgatctatatat
The nucleotide sequence above comes from Chanodichthys erythropterus isolate Z2021 chromosome 10, ASM2448905v1, whole genome shotgun sequence. Encoded proteins:
- the LOC137028192 gene encoding SLAM family member 5-like, which produces MEGDSVTLYTDLTEIHEDDDILWKYGAENSLIAKIKKKNQTFNTSVVTDGRFRDRLKLDDQTGSLTITNITTEHAGDYQLDISGAKESTKTFSVSVYAHLPVPVISSNSSQCSSSSSSNCSLVCSAVNVSHVTLSWYKGNSLLSSISVSDLSISLSLPLEVEYQDKNTYSCVLNNPISNQTQHLDITHLCHTCAVPPVSLIVLISAAAGSLLIVAAVGIFCICRKCRKNDKEVETREDEITYAETKFYKRNSQKTKVKEDDHVEYAPIAFRR